From Paenibacillus physcomitrellae, the proteins below share one genomic window:
- the lspA gene encoding signal peptidase II — MKYYYYWIGLFVFAVDLITKKIIESTLVVGDTVHVIGERFFSLTSVRNRGAAFSSLQEQRVLLLSITLVVVALIVWYLHKNRHSGKVLLQIGLGMVLGGALGNFLDRALYGEVTDFLQFTFGSYVFPSFNMADTGICCGVALIVIHTLFFHEERQQRRSNA; from the coding sequence TTGAAGTACTATTATTATTGGATCGGGCTATTTGTTTTTGCCGTTGATTTAATCACAAAGAAGATCATTGAGAGCACTCTAGTGGTGGGAGATACCGTTCATGTCATTGGAGAGCGTTTCTTTAGCCTAACTTCCGTTCGCAATCGCGGGGCGGCCTTCAGTTCGTTACAGGAGCAGCGTGTTTTACTCCTGTCCATCACGCTGGTAGTAGTTGCCCTCATCGTTTGGTATTTGCATAAAAACCGCCATTCCGGCAAAGTGCTGCTGCAGATCGGACTCGGCATGGTATTAGGCGGAGCGCTTGGTAATTTTCTGGATCGAGCGCTGTATGGGGAGGTCACGGATTTCCTACAGTTCACATTCGGCAGCTACGTCTTTCCGAGCTTCAATATGGCTGATACAGGCATATGCTGCGGCGTTGCGCTGATTGTAATTCATACGCTATTTTTTCATGAGGAAAGACAACAGCGACGCTCCAATGCTTAA
- a CDS encoding carbohydrate ABC transporter permease translates to MAHPQHAAARRGRSLASREALQGFVFVSPWILGFLLFTAGPMLFSLYASFTNYDITSQMAWIGFKNYDTMLNHDPLFWKSLRNTLYFVVISVPLQTAAGLLLAMILNRRMPGIRLFRTVFYLPSVLSGVGVYVLWMMLLSPSAGLVNLTLSWLGIDGPAWLTDPAWTKNAIILMKLWGSGSMMLLYLASLQGVPSKLYEAAELDGAGRLRKFWHVTLPMITPVIFFEIVTGFIGGFQIFQEGYVMSYGNDPGAPMNSLLFYNLHMFLKAFKVFDMGYAMAMAWFLFLIVLLLTLINLTLSRFWVHYEGGEQ, encoded by the coding sequence ATGGCACACCCTCAGCACGCAGCCGCCCGGAGAGGCCGGTCGCTCGCCAGCCGGGAAGCACTCCAGGGATTTGTATTCGTCAGTCCCTGGATTCTGGGGTTCCTGCTCTTTACTGCTGGCCCCATGCTCTTCTCGCTTTACGCGAGCTTTACGAACTATGACATTACTTCACAGATGGCCTGGATCGGATTCAAGAACTACGACACCATGCTGAATCATGATCCGCTGTTCTGGAAATCTCTCCGCAATACGCTGTATTTCGTCGTGATCAGCGTGCCGCTGCAAACAGCAGCCGGACTGCTGCTGGCCATGATCCTGAACCGGAGGATGCCGGGAATCCGGCTCTTCCGGACTGTCTTTTACCTCCCGTCCGTCTTGTCCGGAGTTGGCGTCTACGTCCTGTGGATGATGCTGCTCTCTCCGAGCGCCGGACTTGTGAACCTGACTTTGAGCTGGCTCGGCATTGACGGACCGGCCTGGCTGACTGATCCGGCCTGGACCAAGAACGCCATCATCCTGATGAAGCTATGGGGATCAGGCAGCATGATGCTGCTGTATCTGGCCAGCCTGCAGGGCGTTCCGAGCAAGCTGTACGAAGCTGCCGAGCTTGACGGGGCAGGGCGGCTGCGCAAGTTCTGGCACGTGACCTTGCCGATGATTACGCCGGTGATCTTTTTCGAAATTGTGACCGGATTCATCGGCGGCTTTCAAATCTTTCAGGAAGGTTACGTGATGAGCTACGGCAACGATCCCGGCGCACCGATGAACTCCTTGCTGTTCTACAATCTGCATATGTTCCTGAAGGCCTTCAAGGTATTCGATATGGGATATGCGATGGCGATGGCCTGGTTCCTTTTCCTGATCGTACTGCTCCTTACGCTCATTAATTTGACTTTGTCCAGGTTCTGGGTCCATTACGAGGGAGGTGAGCAGTAA
- a CDS encoding class I SAM-dependent methyltransferase gives MPEQTNHNNINRFNGFGNLYDQNRPSAPTEVVHLIEGYLNNKPELVVDVGCGTGLSSFLWLGEARKVIGVEPNDDMRSVAIGKWKQLQKPEGIEFVKGLSHQLELSSASSNVITCSQSFHWMEPASTLREFARVLKPGGVFAAYDCDWPPAFRWEIEELYLNLLELGDKRARDLAGQDKWAQKRDKNQHLHQIRTSGWFRYSREIVFHQRETFDAERYVNLALSQGGIQTALKLGASDILEAAEEFRRKTEAAFNGQTLELLISYRMRVGVK, from the coding sequence ATGCCCGAACAGACGAACCACAATAACATCAACCGCTTTAACGGATTTGGAAATCTCTATGATCAAAATAGACCCAGCGCCCCTACAGAGGTCGTTCATCTCATTGAAGGCTATCTGAACAACAAGCCGGAACTCGTTGTGGATGTCGGCTGCGGAACCGGTCTCTCCTCCTTTTTATGGCTGGGGGAAGCCCGCAAGGTCATCGGTGTTGAGCCTAATGATGACATGCGTTCGGTCGCAATCGGCAAATGGAAGCAGCTGCAGAAACCCGAAGGCATTGAATTTGTAAAAGGACTCTCCCATCAGCTTGAGCTTTCTTCCGCTTCTTCTAATGTGATCACCTGCTCCCAGTCTTTTCACTGGATGGAGCCTGCTAGTACCCTGCGTGAGTTCGCGCGTGTTCTAAAACCAGGAGGCGTCTTTGCCGCTTATGACTGCGACTGGCCCCCTGCTTTCCGCTGGGAGATCGAGGAACTGTACTTGAATTTGCTGGAGCTTGGCGATAAACGTGCCCGGGACCTGGCCGGGCAGGATAAATGGGCCCAGAAGCGGGACAAGAACCAGCATCTTCATCAGATCCGTACTTCCGGATGGTTCCGTTACTCCCGCGAAATAGTCTTCCACCAGCGTGAAACCTTTGATGCTGAAAGATATGTGAATCTGGCCTTAAGCCAAGGCGGCATTCAAACCGCTCTAAAGCTGGGAGCATCGGATATTCTGGAAGCTGCTGAAGAATTCAGACGCAAGAC
- a CDS encoding helix-turn-helix transcriptional regulator — MPVLRAECQWTQKDLAEKVGVSRQTIISVEKGKFTPSLILGFQIAKAFGVDINEVFQLETGEEE, encoded by the coding sequence ATGCCGGTTCTAAGAGCGGAATGCCAATGGACGCAAAAAGATTTAGCTGAAAAAGTCGGAGTAAGCAGGCAAACCATTATTTCAGTAGAAAAAGGGAAGTTTACTCCCTCGTTAATTTTAGGTTTTCAAATCGCCAAGGCTTTTGGGGTAGACATTAATGAAGTGTTTCAGTTGGAAACAGGGGAGGAGGAATGA
- a CDS encoding carbohydrate ABC transporter permease: protein MNMATFSKREYAREREQERKIALMKASPAKPLRRKLSTLLLFVLMTLVGLLMLVPLWWMISTSLKSMQEIMSYPPTIVPEQVHWDNYIHAWQKGHFGRYALNTLLLAGIGVFSHVLSNTFVAYGFAKIRFKGKKLLFSIMLGTMMIPSFVTLIPQYILFSKLHWINTYLPLTVPGFFGSAFQIFLVRQFFMTIPNELIEAGKVDGANHFRIWWQLMLPLSLPVIATIAIMTFQGAWNDFTGPLIYINSESLFNLQIGLQAFKSTETTQWHYLMAGSVIVLLPVVLLFFLFQKYFIEGMNISSATKG, encoded by the coding sequence ATGAATATGGCGACTTTCAGCAAAAGGGAATATGCCCGGGAACGCGAACAAGAACGCAAAATCGCGCTGATGAAGGCCTCGCCGGCCAAACCGCTGCGCCGCAAGCTGTCCACCCTGCTTCTGTTTGTGCTCATGACTCTGGTCGGCCTCCTGATGCTGGTTCCCCTGTGGTGGATGATCTCCACCTCGCTGAAATCGATGCAGGAGATCATGTCATACCCGCCGACGATCGTTCCGGAGCAGGTACATTGGGACAACTACATTCATGCCTGGCAGAAAGGCCACTTCGGGAGATATGCGCTCAACACCCTGCTGCTGGCCGGGATTGGCGTCTTCTCTCATGTCTTGTCCAATACGTTTGTGGCCTACGGCTTCGCTAAAATCCGCTTCAAAGGGAAGAAGCTGCTGTTCTCCATCATGCTAGGCACGATGATGATCCCAAGCTTCGTGACTTTGATTCCGCAGTATATCTTGTTCTCTAAGCTGCACTGGATCAACACGTATTTACCGCTCACCGTGCCTGGATTTTTCGGCAGCGCTTTCCAGATTTTTCTCGTCCGGCAGTTCTTCATGACCATCCCGAATGAGCTGATCGAAGCCGGCAAGGTGGACGGGGCAAACCATTTCCGGATCTGGTGGCAGCTGATGTTGCCCCTCTCCCTGCCAGTGATCGCCACCATTGCGATCATGACGTTCCAGGGAGCTTGGAATGATTTTACCGGACCGCTGATCTACATCAACTCGGAATCGCTGTTCAACCTGCAGATCGGCCTCCAGGCTTTCAAGAGCACCGAGACGACGCAGTGGCATTATTTGATGGCCGGCTCGGTGATCGTACTGCTGCCGGTGGTGCTTCTGTTCTTCCTGTTCCAGAAATATTTCATCGAAGGCATGAATATTTCGTCAGCGACCAAAGGGTGA
- a CDS encoding sugar efflux transporter yields MIDRIRSLFRIKNYGLYVIAMLLLGASIGVTGPYLSLYCTKIIGMSTGAYGLFMAILALSGVAVNTVLAKFSDNGLNRKAVIVTAVCCSAMGYASFLIFHQYAALLISASLLVGLGAPALPQIFASAREAVNENQEAVDSTFANSLLRSLFSAGFLIGPLIGSLLLLTVGYKGVFLGTSSLFVCIGLLVLFLLKNKQNVKSAVNVKPISDTRNGSSIGLRNKVILLPFITLILLNTCNTVYNSTIPLFVVNQLHGTESQAGLVVALCAGLEIPLMIGLGGLAARIGSRAMMMIGCVLAAMYHVILLLTHELWPIIAGQLLQASFVAMVIAIALSYFQDLLPALPGLATILYTNATTLGQVAGNLTGGTVTQFAGFRNVYWVCLILVLCAVILLLRTKPAGGKSHSIEIEG; encoded by the coding sequence TTGATTGACCGAATACGAAGTCTTTTTCGAATAAAAAACTATGGGCTGTACGTCATCGCCATGCTGCTGCTTGGCGCCTCAATTGGCGTAACCGGCCCTTATCTATCGTTGTACTGTACCAAAATCATCGGCATGAGCACCGGGGCCTACGGCCTGTTTATGGCGATTCTGGCTTTAAGCGGCGTTGCCGTAAATACAGTACTTGCCAAATTCTCCGATAACGGGCTCAACCGCAAAGCGGTCATCGTTACCGCCGTTTGCTGCTCGGCAATGGGGTACGCTTCTTTTCTGATCTTTCATCAATATGCGGCGCTGCTGATCAGCGCTTCTCTTCTGGTGGGGCTGGGCGCCCCGGCTTTACCGCAAATTTTCGCCTCTGCGCGTGAAGCCGTTAACGAGAATCAGGAAGCTGTCGATTCCACCTTCGCCAACTCCCTGCTTCGCTCACTGTTCTCCGCCGGGTTTCTGATCGGGCCGCTGATCGGCAGCCTGCTGCTGCTCACAGTCGGGTACAAGGGCGTATTTCTAGGTACTTCGTCCCTGTTTGTATGCATCGGGCTGCTGGTTCTGTTCTTGCTGAAGAACAAACAAAATGTGAAGTCTGCCGTAAACGTCAAGCCCATTTCGGACACCAGAAACGGCAGCAGCATAGGGCTTCGCAATAAAGTGATCCTGCTTCCGTTCATTACCCTGATTCTGCTGAACACCTGCAACACAGTTTATAATTCGACAATTCCGCTGTTTGTGGTCAACCAGCTTCATGGCACAGAGAGCCAGGCCGGTCTAGTCGTCGCTTTATGCGCCGGGCTGGAAATTCCGCTGATGATTGGACTGGGCGGGCTGGCGGCCAGAATCGGCAGCCGGGCAATGATGATGATCGGCTGTGTACTGGCTGCTATGTATCACGTTATTCTTCTGCTGACCCACGAGCTGTGGCCGATTATCGCCGGCCAGCTGCTCCAGGCTTCTTTTGTCGCCATGGTGATTGCCATCGCGCTCAGTTATTTCCAGGATCTGCTGCCAGCTTTGCCAGGCCTGGCAACCATTTTGTACACCAACGCTACCACGCTGGGACAGGTGGCCGGTAATTTGACCGGCGGCACTGTCACCCAATTTGCCGGCTTCCGCAATGTCTATTGGGTTTGCTTGATCCTGGTGCTCTGCGCGGTTATCCTGCTGCTGCGGACCAAACCGGCAGGGGGCAAGAGCCATTCGATTGAAATCGAGGGCTGA
- a CDS encoding acyl-CoA synthetase yields the protein MNIQEWIAPEIYNISSEVEKHPPAKTALKWLSESGEYKEITYGELVSRMNRLAGGLKQLGLTKGDRVLVMVPRTITAYLIYLACLKLGLAIIPSSELLRSKDLVYRLKHSEAKAVLVWGQFTGEVNRIDEELPNLDYRIAVGEEEAEPQEGWLDLQRLMEGQPDSFQAEPTRREDMAILAYTSGTTGNPKGVVHSHGWGYAHLRIAAENWLDIRQDDIVWATAAPGWQKWIWSPFLSVLGSGATGFIYNGSFSPKRYLELLQKYRIQVLCCTPTEYRLMAKSGGLEEYDLSSLRSAVSAGEPLNREVIDIFKSQQGITIRDGYGQTESTLLIGALKDAPLRIGSMGKALAPGLVEIVDEEGRLVPPGEVGNIAVHQDMPALFREYYKDPDRKKAGMRGEYFITGDRASKDEEGYFWFEGRGDDIIISSGYTIGPFEVEEALMKHPAVKECAVVASPDEIRGHIVKAFVVLRNAEEASPELARELQNHVKQMTAPYKYPRKIQFTEDLPKTSSGKIRRVELREQEKKAARENQE from the coding sequence GTGAACATACAAGAATGGATTGCACCTGAGATTTACAACATCTCGTCGGAAGTGGAGAAGCATCCGCCTGCCAAAACGGCACTCAAATGGCTGAGTGAAAGCGGAGAATATAAAGAGATTACGTACGGGGAGCTGGTCAGTCGGATGAACCGCCTGGCGGGTGGCTTAAAGCAGCTTGGACTGACCAAGGGAGACCGGGTATTGGTCATGGTCCCCCGGACGATCACCGCTTACCTCATTTATTTGGCTTGTCTAAAGCTCGGTCTGGCTATCATTCCTTCCTCGGAGCTGCTTCGGTCCAAAGATTTGGTCTACCGTTTGAAGCATTCGGAGGCGAAAGCCGTGCTGGTCTGGGGCCAATTTACGGGTGAAGTGAATCGGATTGACGAAGAGCTGCCTAATCTGGATTACAGGATCGCCGTTGGGGAAGAAGAGGCAGAGCCGCAGGAAGGCTGGCTGGATTTGCAGCGGTTGATGGAAGGCCAGCCGGACAGCTTTCAGGCCGAGCCGACCCGCCGCGAAGATATGGCCATTCTTGCCTATACCTCCGGAACGACAGGCAATCCCAAAGGCGTCGTGCATTCGCATGGCTGGGGATATGCCCACCTTCGCATTGCAGCGGAGAATTGGCTGGATATCCGTCAGGATGACATCGTGTGGGCCACAGCAGCGCCAGGCTGGCAGAAATGGATCTGGAGTCCGTTCTTGTCGGTGCTGGGCAGCGGGGCAACCGGATTTATTTATAACGGCTCTTTCTCGCCTAAACGTTATTTGGAGCTGCTGCAGAAATACCGGATTCAGGTCCTGTGCTGCACGCCTACTGAGTACCGGCTGATGGCCAAATCGGGCGGGCTGGAAGAATATGATCTCAGCTCGCTGCGCAGCGCGGTCTCCGCTGGCGAACCGCTTAACCGTGAAGTTATTGATATTTTTAAAAGCCAACAGGGTATTACGATTCGGGACGGCTACGGGCAGACGGAAAGCACGCTGCTGATCGGTGCGCTGAAGGATGCTCCGCTGCGTATCGGTTCGATGGGCAAAGCGCTTGCGCCGGGCCTTGTGGAAATCGTGGATGAAGAGGGACGCCTGGTTCCGCCGGGCGAGGTTGGCAATATTGCTGTCCATCAGGATATGCCGGCTTTATTCCGCGAGTATTACAAAGATCCGGACCGGAAAAAGGCCGGCATGCGCGGGGAATATTTCATTACCGGGGACCGGGCTTCCAAGGATGAAGAGGGCTATTTCTGGTTTGAAGGCCGCGGGGATGACATCATCATCAGCTCTGGCTACACGATCGGACCGTTTGAGGTAGAGGAAGCGCTGATGAAGCACCCGGCTGTTAAGGAATGCGCAGTGGTGGCGAGTCCCGACGAAATCCGCGGACATATCGTGAAAGCGTTCGTCGTATTAAGGAATGCCGAAGAGGCTTCTCCGGAGCTGGCCAGAGAGCTGCAGAACCATGTGAAGCAAATGACGGCTCCATACAAATATCCGCGCAAAATCCAGTTCACGGAAGATCTGCCGAAGACGAGCTCCGGTAAAATCCGCCGGGTCGAACTCCGCGAGCAGGAAAAGAAAGCTGCCCGGGAAAATCAGGAATAA
- a CDS encoding ABC transporter substrate-binding protein encodes MPFKHLKKAFQLTAVASLVSLLAACSGGTSGGPAAAQADAAANSGSGSSVSPEGRVVLDYWTWWGSETRRPIIEKLVDDFNKSQDKIFVKHSYYPYSDIFTKELAAVSAGNPPDIMMNDINTVQQRASKNQAMNLSKYVERDKVQDRFFPELWNTVLYNGEPYALPFNTDTRMMFYNKDDFKEAGLDPDKFPDTWDELEQAAQKLDKKHGNTYTRIGYSPQFNSDWNLLQLNFDGGRNFFDESGKPVVNAPAKAEALQYILDNAKRLGQKNIDAFKADFGSQQANPFLSGRVSIWTDVTNFYTQIRDYGDGINFGVAPLPETKEGAGHWSVGGGFVIEIPYGAKHPDEAWEFLKYMTDVEAQTYWAEKNFDNVANKEASNSSELMSNPVYKASVENLAHTKLTPNPLNAPDYMNLINPQRDAIMLGQTSIQDGLNKAQADVEKLVSGK; translated from the coding sequence ATGCCATTCAAACATCTAAAAAAAGCCTTCCAGCTCACCGCTGTAGCCAGCCTGGTTTCATTGCTCGCCGCCTGCTCAGGCGGAACCTCGGGGGGACCTGCCGCAGCCCAGGCTGATGCAGCTGCAAACTCCGGCTCGGGCTCTTCCGTCAGCCCCGAAGGGCGGGTCGTGCTCGACTACTGGACCTGGTGGGGTTCTGAAACCCGCCGTCCGATTATTGAGAAGCTTGTCGATGATTTCAATAAATCGCAGGATAAAATTTTTGTGAAGCACAGCTATTATCCTTATTCCGACATCTTCACCAAAGAGCTTGCCGCAGTTTCGGCAGGCAACCCGCCGGACATCATGATGAACGACATCAACACCGTCCAGCAGCGCGCCAGCAAGAATCAAGCCATGAACCTGTCCAAATACGTCGAACGCGACAAGGTGCAGGACCGGTTTTTCCCGGAGCTGTGGAATACGGTGCTTTATAACGGCGAACCTTATGCGCTTCCGTTCAACACCGATACCCGCATGATGTTCTACAACAAGGATGATTTTAAAGAAGCCGGCCTTGATCCGGACAAGTTCCCGGATACGTGGGATGAGCTGGAGCAGGCCGCCCAGAAGCTCGATAAGAAACATGGCAATACTTACACCCGCATCGGTTATTCGCCGCAGTTCAACTCCGACTGGAATTTGCTGCAGCTGAACTTCGACGGGGGCCGCAACTTCTTCGACGAAAGCGGCAAGCCGGTCGTCAACGCGCCGGCCAAAGCCGAAGCCCTGCAGTATATCCTGGATAACGCCAAACGGCTCGGGCAGAAAAATATCGACGCCTTCAAAGCCGATTTCGGCAGCCAGCAGGCCAACCCGTTCCTGTCCGGCAGAGTGTCCATCTGGACCGACGTCACCAACTTCTATACACAGATTCGCGACTACGGGGACGGAATCAACTTCGGCGTAGCTCCGCTGCCTGAAACGAAAGAAGGCGCCGGACACTGGAGCGTCGGCGGCGGCTTCGTTATCGAAATCCCTTACGGAGCGAAACATCCGGATGAAGCCTGGGAATTCCTGAAATACATGACCGACGTTGAAGCTCAAACCTACTGGGCGGAGAAAAATTTCGACAATGTCGCCAACAAAGAAGCTTCGAATTCGTCCGAGCTGATGTCCAATCCGGTCTATAAGGCTTCCGTTGAGAACCTTGCTCATACGAAGCTTACGCCGAATCCGCTGAACGCGCCGGATTACATGAACCTGATCAACCCGCAGCGGGACGCGATCATGCTGGGGCAGACCTCCATCCAGGATGGGCTGAACAAAGCCCAGGCAGACGTGGAGAAGCTGGTGTCCGGCAAGTAA
- a CDS encoding cation:proton antiporter has translation MHTFNSTFIELLVLLAISITVIAVSQKLKLPYSIALVVVGLVLGLTYIPFLESAKSYITQSHVFQSIIISLFLPILLGDASIKMPVSHLKEQAKPVAALAFGGTLLSFIVIALLGYYLLKLPLPVAFTFGALMSATDPISVISIFKSLGVPKPVVAVIEGESLLNDGIAVVLFQISSIYLFTYLEMGWVGLGHGILLFCQFFLGGLVLGAALGYVFSQIIRLYDDYPLEIAFSMLLFFGCYFIAEHLQVSGVIAVVTAGLIFGSFGAKVGMSDKTKMNINSFWDTITLIANSLIFLMIGLEIKWISFSQHWLLALAAILIVLIGRTVALYVSTAPLKGFPASWKAVLNWGGLKGSLSLALALSLPQTFEGRKDVLVLTFSVVLFSLLVQGLTIKPLVLKLGLSQKDGQRGEGPNAK, from the coding sequence ATGCATACTTTTAACTCTACGTTCATTGAACTGCTGGTGCTGCTGGCTATTTCGATCACGGTTATTGCTGTCTCTCAGAAGTTAAAGCTCCCATATTCCATTGCCCTGGTCGTTGTAGGGCTGGTGCTTGGTTTAACCTACATCCCTTTTCTGGAGAGTGCCAAATCTTATATTACCCAATCCCACGTGTTTCAGAGCATCATTATCTCTTTATTCCTGCCGATTCTGCTTGGCGATGCATCGATCAAAATGCCGGTTTCCCATTTAAAAGAGCAGGCTAAACCCGTTGCTGCCTTGGCGTTTGGCGGAACGCTGCTCTCTTTTATTGTGATTGCTCTGCTCGGATACTACTTATTAAAGCTTCCTTTGCCGGTTGCTTTTACTTTCGGCGCCCTGATGAGCGCAACCGATCCAATCAGCGTTATTTCGATCTTCAAATCACTGGGAGTGCCTAAACCGGTTGTAGCGGTTATTGAAGGTGAATCGCTGCTGAACGACGGAATTGCCGTGGTTCTGTTTCAAATTTCCTCCATTTATCTGTTCACCTATCTGGAAATGGGATGGGTTGGCCTTGGCCATGGCATCCTGCTGTTTTGTCAATTCTTCTTGGGCGGCTTGGTCCTGGGGGCGGCGCTCGGTTATGTTTTCTCGCAAATCATCCGACTCTACGATGATTACCCGCTGGAAATTGCATTCTCCATGCTGCTGTTCTTTGGCTGTTATTTTATTGCCGAGCATCTCCAAGTATCGGGTGTGATAGCGGTAGTTACGGCAGGATTGATCTTTGGCAGCTTTGGCGCTAAAGTGGGAATGTCGGATAAAACCAAAATGAACATCAATTCGTTCTGGGATACGATTACTTTGATTGCGAATTCCCTGATCTTCCTGATGATTGGCCTGGAGATCAAGTGGATTTCATTCAGTCAGCACTGGCTGCTTGCTTTGGCCGCCATCCTAATTGTGCTAATTGGCAGAACCGTTGCTTTATATGTTAGCACAGCGCCGCTTAAAGGTTTTCCCGCTTCCTGGAAAGCCGTACTGAACTGGGGAGGGCTGAAAGGAAGTCTCTCGCTGGCTCTGGCTCTGAGTCTGCCGCAGACGTTTGAAGGCCGAAAGGATGTGCTTGTCCTGACGTTCAGCGTGGTGTTGTTCTCGCTGCTAGTGCAGGGACTTACTATCAAGCCGCTGGTCCTGAAGCTGGGCCTGAGCCAGAAGGATGGGCAGCGGGGAGAAGGGCCGAATGCCAAGTAA
- a CDS encoding TrkH family potassium uptake protein, whose amino-acid sequence MLFNKSQNKQLKQINQIRFSPPQILSIGFLIMIVVGSLLLMLPISLKPGKSISFLNALFEATSAVCVTGLVVTDTGTTFTVFGQTVLLLLIQVGGLGFMTFGILVAMLLGKKISLSNRLMAQSAMNQFNLSGIVKLVKLVLVMTLVIEGAGALLLTITWAREMPLGWAIYYGIFHSISSFNNAGFDIMGDYASMTAYVGSWPVNLVLSFLYILGGLGFTVILEVVQKIGKWRWSLHTRIVMGATLLLNLVASVLFFLLERHNPLTLGSLPLGDQILASYFQGTVPRTAGFNTVDLTQLNSDSVLLMMGLMFIGGSSGSTAGGIKITTFFLLLLVVWTFIKQREDVTILRKRIPKDLVFRALAISMIGIGLVFTGSFLLEVTEKGLPLMNLAFEAVSAFGTVGLTLGVTPNLSEWGKIIIMLLMFVGRLGPLTIALALTHSKHDSKLKYPEEKILIG is encoded by the coding sequence ATGCTGTTTAACAAAAGTCAGAACAAACAACTGAAACAAATCAACCAAATACGCTTTAGTCCGCCGCAGATTTTGTCCATTGGATTTCTGATCATGATCGTTGTCGGCTCGCTGCTGCTGATGCTTCCGATTTCCTTGAAGCCGGGAAAGTCCATTTCCTTCCTGAACGCGCTGTTTGAGGCCACCTCAGCCGTTTGTGTGACCGGACTTGTAGTGACCGATACCGGAACGACCTTCACGGTGTTTGGTCAAACGGTTCTCCTGCTGTTGATCCAGGTGGGAGGCCTCGGCTTTATGACCTTCGGGATCCTTGTAGCCATGCTGCTGGGCAAGAAAATCAGCCTGTCCAACCGCCTGATGGCGCAAAGCGCAATGAACCAGTTCAATTTGTCCGGGATTGTCAAACTGGTCAAGCTGGTGCTGGTCATGACGCTTGTCATCGAAGGGGCCGGCGCGCTGCTGCTAACTATCACTTGGGCAAGAGAAATGCCCTTGGGCTGGGCGATTTATTACGGGATTTTTCATTCAATATCTTCTTTTAATAATGCAGGGTTTGATATCATGGGCGATTATGCCAGTATGACCGCTTATGTCGGCAGCTGGCCAGTCAACCTGGTTTTATCGTTTTTATATATTTTAGGCGGTTTGGGTTTCACGGTTATTCTGGAGGTTGTTCAGAAGATCGGGAAATGGAGATGGTCGCTGCATACCCGGATCGTTATGGGAGCAACGCTGCTGCTGAACCTTGTGGCATCGGTGTTGTTCTTCTTACTGGAACGCCATAATCCTTTAACCCTTGGATCACTCCCGCTCGGAGATCAGATTCTGGCTTCCTACTTTCAGGGGACGGTTCCGAGAACAGCAGGCTTCAATACGGTGGATTTGACCCAGTTGAACAGCGATTCCGTGCTGCTGATGATGGGTCTTATGTTTATCGGCGGATCTTCGGGCTCTACGGCAGGCGGCATCAAAATCACGACCTTCTTCCTGCTGCTGCTAGTGGTATGGACGTTTATCAAACAAAGAGAGGACGTAACCATTCTTCGTAAACGGATCCCCAAGGATCTGGTATTCCGGGCGCTGGCTATTTCTATGATCGGGATCGGCCTCGTCTTTACAGGCAGCTTCCTGCTGGAGGTAACGGAGAAGGGACTCCCGCTAATGAATCTTGCCTTTGAGGCCGTATCTGCGTTTGGTACGGTAGGATTAACGCTTGGGGTTACGCCAAATTTGAGCGAATGGGGAAAAATTATCATTATGCTGCTCATGTTTGTAGGACGGCTTGGGCCGCTGACCATCGCGCTTGCGCTGACCCATTCCAAACACGATTCCAAGCTTAAATATCCGGAGGAGAAAATCCTGATCGGGTAA